Proteins encoded together in one Cicer arietinum cultivar CDC Frontier isolate Library 1 chromosome 4, Cicar.CDCFrontier_v2.0, whole genome shotgun sequence window:
- the LOC101508342 gene encoding SPX domain-containing membrane protein At4g22990-like isoform X2, with translation MVAFGKKLKERQIEEWQGFYINYKLMKKRVKQYAQQIELGTQDRHYVLKDFSRMLDNQIEKTVLFLLEQQGHLASRIAKLGEQQDAAQQEPEISKMSELREAYRTVGQDLLKLLYFIEINAVGLRKILKKFDKRFGYRFTDYYVKTRANHPYSQLQQVFKHVGLGAVVGALSRNLHELQDRQGSYLSIYDQPTLPLQDPVIDSIRAAVDRLTHSTNFLNFLGQHALIMQEELPAPSDEHVDDQRYHFMSLLLNLANTFLYMVNTYIIVPTADDYSTNLGAAPTVCGIVIGAMAVAQVFSSVYFSAWSNKSYFRPLVFSSIILFLGNTLYALAYDLNSIWILLIGRLFCGFGSARAVNRRYISDCVPLKIRMQASAGFVSASALGMACGPALAGLLQIKFKIYNITFNQDTLPGWVMMVAWLIYSIWLWIAFEEPCRDFEENHTIPQSNAIADNNALEKGLKQPLMISSEDKGDEDGDQDYDDSEEVPEKSRLPATSIGSAYRLLTPSVKVQLLIYFMLKYVMEILLSESSVITTYYFNWSTSTVAIFLAGLGLTVLPVNIVVGSYITNLFDDRQILLASEIMVLVGILLNFNVIFPYSEPQYICSGLLMFVSCEVLEGINLSLLSRVMSSRLSRGTYNGGLLSTEAGTIARVIADATITLAGYMGVSRLLNITLIPSLFICIVSITATGYTYNSLY, from the exons ATGGTTGCCTTTGGGAAAAAGTTGAAAGAAAGACAAATTGAGGAATGGCAAGG ATTTTACATAAACTACAAACTTATGAAGAAACGAGTAAAGCAATATGCTCAACAAATTGAACTCGGAACACAAGATCGACACTACGTTCTCAAGGATTTCTCAAGAATGCTTGATAATCAG ATTGAGAAGACTGTCCTTTTCCTGTTGGAACAACAAGGACATTTGGCAAGCAGGATAGCGAAGCTGGGAGAGCAGCAGGATGCTGCTCAGCAAGAGCCTGAAATAAGCAAAATGTCTGAACTCAGAGAAGCTTATAGAACAGTTGGACAAGATCTATTAAAGCTTCTCTATTTTATAGAGATAAATGCTGTTGGTTTGAGAAAGATCTTGAAGAAGTTTGATAAACGCTTCGGCTATAGATTTACTGATTACTATGTTAAGACTCGCGCAAACCATCCTTATTCCCAGCTGCAACAAGTGTTCAAGCATGTG GGGTTAGGAGCTGTTGTAGGAGCCTTATCTCGCAACCTTCACGAACTTCAGGACCGTCAAGGAAGCTACTTATCAATTTATGATCAGCCTACTCTTCCCCTTCAG GATCCTGTCATAGATTCAATAAGAGCAGCTGTTGATAGGTTAACTCACTCAACCAATTTCCTAAACTTTTTGGGGCAACATGCACTCATTATGCAAGAAGAGCTGCCTGCACCATCTGATGAGCATGTTGACGATCAGAGATACCATTTTATGTCGCTTCTACTAAACTTGGCTAACACGTTTTTGTATATGGTCAATACATATATTATTGTCCCTACAGCAGATGATTACTCTACGAACCTTGGGGCTGCACCAACAGTTTGCGGTATTGTTATTGGGGCAATGGCCGTTGCTCAGGTGTTTTCCTCAGTATATTTCAGTGCCTGGTCAAATAAATCATACTTCAGACCTCTTGTATTCAGCAGCATAATTCTTTTTCTTGGCAATACCTTGTATGCCTTAGCATATGATCTTAATTCAATATGGATTCTCCTAATTGGTCGTCTTTTCTGTGG ATTTGGTTCAGCCAGAGCTGTCAACCGACGCTACATCAGCGACTGTGTTCCCTTAAAAATACGCATGCAAGCATCAGCAGGTTTTGTTAGTGCCAGTGCTCTCGGAATGGCTTGTGGTCCTGCATTAGCTGGCTTACTGCAGATAAAGTTTAAGATTTACAATATTACATTTAATCAAGATACTTTGCCAGGGTGGGTTATGATGGTTGCTTGGCTGATATATTCAATATGGTTGTGGATCGCTTTTGAGGAACCTTGTCGTGATTTTGAAGAGAACCATACAATACCTCAATCTAATGCTATTGCTG ACAACAATGCACTTGAAAAAGGCTTAAAACAACCGTTGATGATTAGTTCAGAAGATAAGGGAGATGAAGATGGTGATCAGGATTATGATGATAGTGAAGAAGTTCCAGAGAAATCTCGTCTGCCAGCCACTTCAATTGGATCGGCATATAGACTCCTTACACCTTCTGTAAAG GTTCAACTATTGATATATTTCATGCTCAAATATGTAATGGAGATTTTACTATCAGAATCTAGTGTCATCACAACATACTACTTTAACTGGTCAACAAGCACGGTAGCCATTTTTCTTGCTGGCCTTGGCTTGACAGTTCTTCCTGTAAACATTGTTGTTGGAAGTTATATAACCAACTTGTTTGACGACAG GCAAATTCTGTTGGCATCAGAAATTATGGTTTTAGTTGGCATACTCTTAAATTTCAATGTAATCTTTCCGTACTCCGAGCCACAGTACATCTGTTCAGGTCTTCTTATGTTTGTTTCTTGTGAAGTACTCGAAG GCATCAACTTGTCACTGCTTTCACGAGTTATGTCATCAAGGCTTTCTAGAGGAACCTATAATGGAGGGCTTCTATCTACAGAGGCTGGGACAATTGCAAGAGTGATTGCTGATGCAACTATTACCCTGGCTGGCTATATGGGTGTGAGTAGGCTCCTAAATATCACCCTAATTCCTTCACTCTTCATTTGCATAGTTTCCATCACTGCAACCGGCTATACGTACAAttctttatattaa
- the LOC101508342 gene encoding SPX domain-containing membrane protein At4g22990-like isoform X1, with the protein MVAFGKKLKERQIEEWQGFYINYKLMKKRVKQYAQQIELGTQDRHYVLKDFSRMLDNQIEKTVLFLLEQQGHLASRIAKLGEQQDAAQQEPEISKMSELREAYRTVGQDLLKLLYFIEINAVGLRKILKKFDKRFGYRFTDYYVKTRANHPYSQLQQVFKHVGLGAVVGALSRNLHELQDRQGSYLSIYDQPTLPLQDPVIDSIRAAVDRLTHSTNFLNFLGQHALIMQEELPAPSDEHVDDQRYHFMSLLLNLANTFLYMVNTYIIVPTADDYSTNLGAAPTVCGIVIGAMAVAQVFSSVYFSAWSNKSYFRPLVFSSIILFLGNTLYALAYDLNSIWILLIGRLFCGFGSARAVNRRYISDCVPLKIRMQASAGFVSASALGMACGPALAGLLQIKFKIYNITFNQDTLPGWVMMVAWLIYSIWLWIAFEEPCRDFEENHTIPQSNAIAVDNNALEKGLKQPLMISSEDKGDEDGDQDYDDSEEVPEKSRLPATSIGSAYRLLTPSVKVQLLIYFMLKYVMEILLSESSVITTYYFNWSTSTVAIFLAGLGLTVLPVNIVVGSYITNLFDDRQILLASEIMVLVGILLNFNVIFPYSEPQYICSGLLMFVSCEVLEGINLSLLSRVMSSRLSRGTYNGGLLSTEAGTIARVIADATITLAGYMGVSRLLNITLIPSLFICIVSITATGYTYNSLY; encoded by the exons ATGGTTGCCTTTGGGAAAAAGTTGAAAGAAAGACAAATTGAGGAATGGCAAGG ATTTTACATAAACTACAAACTTATGAAGAAACGAGTAAAGCAATATGCTCAACAAATTGAACTCGGAACACAAGATCGACACTACGTTCTCAAGGATTTCTCAAGAATGCTTGATAATCAG ATTGAGAAGACTGTCCTTTTCCTGTTGGAACAACAAGGACATTTGGCAAGCAGGATAGCGAAGCTGGGAGAGCAGCAGGATGCTGCTCAGCAAGAGCCTGAAATAAGCAAAATGTCTGAACTCAGAGAAGCTTATAGAACAGTTGGACAAGATCTATTAAAGCTTCTCTATTTTATAGAGATAAATGCTGTTGGTTTGAGAAAGATCTTGAAGAAGTTTGATAAACGCTTCGGCTATAGATTTACTGATTACTATGTTAAGACTCGCGCAAACCATCCTTATTCCCAGCTGCAACAAGTGTTCAAGCATGTG GGGTTAGGAGCTGTTGTAGGAGCCTTATCTCGCAACCTTCACGAACTTCAGGACCGTCAAGGAAGCTACTTATCAATTTATGATCAGCCTACTCTTCCCCTTCAG GATCCTGTCATAGATTCAATAAGAGCAGCTGTTGATAGGTTAACTCACTCAACCAATTTCCTAAACTTTTTGGGGCAACATGCACTCATTATGCAAGAAGAGCTGCCTGCACCATCTGATGAGCATGTTGACGATCAGAGATACCATTTTATGTCGCTTCTACTAAACTTGGCTAACACGTTTTTGTATATGGTCAATACATATATTATTGTCCCTACAGCAGATGATTACTCTACGAACCTTGGGGCTGCACCAACAGTTTGCGGTATTGTTATTGGGGCAATGGCCGTTGCTCAGGTGTTTTCCTCAGTATATTTCAGTGCCTGGTCAAATAAATCATACTTCAGACCTCTTGTATTCAGCAGCATAATTCTTTTTCTTGGCAATACCTTGTATGCCTTAGCATATGATCTTAATTCAATATGGATTCTCCTAATTGGTCGTCTTTTCTGTGG ATTTGGTTCAGCCAGAGCTGTCAACCGACGCTACATCAGCGACTGTGTTCCCTTAAAAATACGCATGCAAGCATCAGCAGGTTTTGTTAGTGCCAGTGCTCTCGGAATGGCTTGTGGTCCTGCATTAGCTGGCTTACTGCAGATAAAGTTTAAGATTTACAATATTACATTTAATCAAGATACTTTGCCAGGGTGGGTTATGATGGTTGCTTGGCTGATATATTCAATATGGTTGTGGATCGCTTTTGAGGAACCTTGTCGTGATTTTGAAGAGAACCATACAATACCTCAATCTAATGCTATTGCTG TAGACAACAATGCACTTGAAAAAGGCTTAAAACAACCGTTGATGATTAGTTCAGAAGATAAGGGAGATGAAGATGGTGATCAGGATTATGATGATAGTGAAGAAGTTCCAGAGAAATCTCGTCTGCCAGCCACTTCAATTGGATCGGCATATAGACTCCTTACACCTTCTGTAAAG GTTCAACTATTGATATATTTCATGCTCAAATATGTAATGGAGATTTTACTATCAGAATCTAGTGTCATCACAACATACTACTTTAACTGGTCAACAAGCACGGTAGCCATTTTTCTTGCTGGCCTTGGCTTGACAGTTCTTCCTGTAAACATTGTTGTTGGAAGTTATATAACCAACTTGTTTGACGACAG GCAAATTCTGTTGGCATCAGAAATTATGGTTTTAGTTGGCATACTCTTAAATTTCAATGTAATCTTTCCGTACTCCGAGCCACAGTACATCTGTTCAGGTCTTCTTATGTTTGTTTCTTGTGAAGTACTCGAAG GCATCAACTTGTCACTGCTTTCACGAGTTATGTCATCAAGGCTTTCTAGAGGAACCTATAATGGAGGGCTTCTATCTACAGAGGCTGGGACAATTGCAAGAGTGATTGCTGATGCAACTATTACCCTGGCTGGCTATATGGGTGTGAGTAGGCTCCTAAATATCACCCTAATTCCTTCACTCTTCATTTGCATAGTTTCCATCACTGCAACCGGCTATACGTACAAttctttatattaa
- the LOC101508859 gene encoding pentatricopeptide repeat-containing protein At5g52850, chloroplastic — MHMLCTKTATHNNFFSLCRFQETCMRVLSFCNSNSLYQGLCIHTPIIKLGLQHDLYLTNNLLSLYAKCFGVFQARQFFDEMPYKDVVSWTTVLSSHTKNNHHFDALELFDMMLGSGQCPNEFTLSSALRSCSALGEFDVGTQIHASVVKLGLELNPFLGTSLIEFYSKCGCNVDSYKLVSLVKHGGDVVTWTTMISSLVEDGKWGEALEIYVKMIEAGVYPNEFTFVKLLGVVSSFLGLVYGRILHAQLIRFGAEMNLVLKTAIVDMYSKCRRMEDAVKVFNLTPEYDVCLWTTVISGFTQNSQVSEAVRAFHDMELSGILPNNFTFASLLNASSSVLSLDLGKQFHSRVISIGLEDDLYVGNTLVDMYMKCSHITTDAVKAFRGIASPNVISWTSLIAGFAEHGLEQYSFQLFAEMQAAGMQPNLFTLSTILGACGKMRSPVPTMMLHGHIIKTKADVDIAVGNALVDAYAGGGMTDEAWSVMRLMNRRDPITYTSLVARLNQKGDHGMALKVFIHMRNDGIEMDEFSLPCFLSAAAGLGTMETGKQLHCYSVKSGFQRFNSVSNSLVHLYSKCGSTHHAHRAFKDMNKPDQFSWNGLISGLALNGYISQALSAFDDMRLAGVKPDSVTLLSLISACSHGGLLDLGLEYFYSMEKAYHITPKLDHYVCLVDLLGRGGRLEEATGVIETMPFEPDSMICKTLLNACNLHGNVALGEDMARRCLELDPSDPAIYLLLANLYDNAGLSDFGEKTRRLMKERGLRRSPGQCWMEIRSKICHFSTGEKINDDEVNEKLKFLVTEFRNRGYPYQENEDMLYHSEQLAVAYGVLNVPTMAPIRINKNSLICPHCHTFIMLSTQVIGREIIVRDGKRFHFFKNGKCSCRGHS; from the exons ATGCACATGCTGTGTACTAAAACTGCTactcataataattttttttctctatgcCGCTTTCAAGAAACTTGTATGCGTGTTCTTTCTTTCTGCAACTCAAACTCCCTCTACCAAGGACTATGTATTCATACCCCTATTATCAAATTGGGTCTTCAACATGACTTATATTTGACCAACAATTTACTCTCTTTATATGCTAAATGCTTTGGAGTTTTTCAAGCACGCCAATTCTTTGATGAAATGCCTTACAAAGATGTTGTATCATGGACCACGGTTCTGTCTTCTCACACCAAGAATAACCATCATTTTGATGCACTTGAACTGTTTGATATGATGCTAGGATCGGGTCAGTGCCCGAACGAGTTTACGTTGTCCAGTGCCTTGAGATCATGTTCTGCTTTAGGGGAGTTTGATGTTGGGACACAAATTCATGCATCTGTTGTGAAGCTTGGGTTAGAGCTGAACCCTTTTTTAGGAACttctttgattgagttttacTCCAAGTGTGGTTGTAATGTTGATTCATATAAATTGGTTTCGTTAGTGAAGCATGGTGGTGATGTTGTGACTTGGACAACAATGATATCTTCTTTAGTGGAAGATGGTAAATGGGGTGAAGCTTTAGAAATCTATGTGAAAATGATTGAAGCTGGTGTTTACCCGAATGAGTTTACATTTGTTAAACTATTAGGTGTGGTGTCTTCTTTTCTTGGTTTGGTTTATGGGAGAATTTTGCATGCACAGTTAATCAGATTTGGTGCTGAAATGAATTTGGTGTTGAAGACGGCCATTGTTGATATGTATTCGAAATGCAGACGGATGGAAGATGCTGTTAAGGTCTTCAATCTGACACCTGAATACGATGTGTGCTTATGGACCACCGTTATATCTGGATTTACTCAAAATTCGCAGGTTAGTGAGGCTGTCCGTGCATTTCATGATATGGAATTATCTGGAATCCTaccaaataattttacatttgcTAGTTTATTGAATGCTAGCTCCTCAGTTTTATCATTGGACCTAGGGAAACAATTTCATTCTCGAGTTATTAGTATTGGACTTGAGGATGATCTTTATGTAGGAAATACACTGGTTGATATGTACATGAAATGCTCCCACATCACAACAGATGCTGTGAAAGCTTTTAGAGGGATAGCATCACCAAATGTCATCTCTTGGACTTCTTTGATTGCCGGTTTTGCAGAACATGGTTTAGAACAGTATTCTTTTCAGTTGTTTGCTGAGATGCAAGCAG CAGGAATGCAACCGAATTTGTTTACATTATCTACCATTCTAGGAGCTTGCGGCAAAATGAGGTCTCCTGTTCCAACAATGATGCTCCATGGACATATCATAAAAACAAAAGCAGACGTAGATATAGCTGTTGGGAATGCTCTTGTTGATGCTTATGCTGGAGGGGGGATGACGGATGAGGCATGGTCAGTTATGCGTTTGATGAATCGTAGAGATCCCATCACGTACACAAGTTTAGTCGCAAGACTAAACCAGAAGGGGGATCATGGAATGGCATTGAAAGTTTTCATTCACATGCGCAATGATGGGATTGAGATGGATGAGTTTAGCTTGCCATGTTTCTTATCAGCAGCAGCTGGCTTAGGCACTATGGAAACTGGAAAGCAGCTGCATTGTTACTCTGTCAAATCAGGCTTCCAGAGATTTAACTCAGTTTCAAACAGCTTAGTTCATTTGTACAGCAAATGCGGTAGTACGCACCATGCACATAGAGCTTTCAAAGATATGAATAAGCCAGATCAGTTTTCATGGAATGGTTTGATATCTGGTTTGGCATTGAATGGATATATATCCCAAGCTCTTTCCGCTTTTGATGACATGAGGTTAGCAGGAGTTAAACCTGATTCTGTCACACTCTTATCACTGATTTCTGCTTGCAGCCATGGTGGCTTATTGGATCTAGGTCTTGAGTATTTCTATTCTATGGAAAAAGCATACCACATAACACCAAAATTGGATCACTATGTGTGTTTAGTTGATCTCCTTGGTAGAGGTGGTCGTCTAGAGGAAGCTACGGGAGTTATCGAAACAATGCCTTTCGAACCAGACTCTATGATTTGTAAAACTTTATTAAATGCTTGCAACTTACATGGAAATGTTGCATTAGGAGAAGATATGGCTAGAAGGTGTCTTGAGCTTGATCCATCTGATCCTGCAATATATTTGCTGCTTGCGAACTTGTATGACAACGCTGGACTCTCCGATTTTGGAGAGAAGACACGTAGGTTGATGAAAGAAAGAGGTTTAAGGAGAAGTCCTGGACAGTGCTGGATGGAGATAAGAAGCAAGATTTGTCACTTTTCCACAGGAGAGAAGATCAACGATGATGAAGTTAATGAAAAGCTGAAGTTTCTTGTAACTGAATTTAGGAATAGAGGGTATCCATACCAAGAGAATGAAGATATGTTATACCACTCAGAGCAATTGGCAGTTGCATATGGTGTTCTTAATGTACCAACTATGGCTCCGATACGCATAAACAAGAATTCTCTGATCTGCCCTCACTGCCATACTTTTATAATGCTTTCAACACAAGTGATTGGGAGGGAGATAATTGTAAGGGATGGGAAACGATTCCATTTCTTTAAGAATGGCAAGTGTTCTTGCAGAGGTCACTCATGA
- the LOC101509183 gene encoding WRKY transcription factor 22 — protein MDEDWDLFAIVRSCQSPTNTTTKENPFTTTNKTTQSSISSSNFKVELEYEAFSFPNIVQPIANEIQELNQLFTSFNPTTTNTTTTTTSDNGINPNSPNNIARSIGQQQHHLPSTNWPPFVQETQQLQQQKQEFQVLQNNSSIVFPNTQPQTPRSRKRKSQQGKMVCHVTADNLSADLWAWRKYGQKPIKGSPYPRNYYRCSSSKGCTARKQVERSNSEAEMFIVTYTGDHTHPRPTHRNSLAGSTRTKSPAMLLSTSTSSQSNTITSPSSSSSAPYSLVEEEEDMDMEIETDEEADDT, from the exons ATGGATGAGGATTGGGATTTGTTTGCCATAGTTAGAAGCTGCCAATCACCCACCAATACTACTACAaaagaaaatccatttacaaccaCCAATAAAACTACACAATCTTCAATTTCCTCTTCTAATTTCAAGGTAGAATTAGAATATGAGGCATTTTCCTTTCCCAATATAGTGCAACCTATAGCCAATGAGATTCAAGAGTTAAACCAATTATTCACATCTTTTAACCCCACCACCACAAACACCACTACTACTACCACTAGTGATAATGGTATCAATCCCAATTCCCCTAATAATATTGCAAGATCCATTGGACAACAACAACACCATCTTCCCTCTACCAATTGGCCTCCTTTTGTGCAAGAAACCCAacaattacaacaacaaaaacaagaatTTCAAGTACTCCAAAACAATTCTTCCATTGTCTTCCCAAACACCCAACCTCAAACACCTAGATCAAGAAAAAG AAAAAGTCAACAAGGGAAAATGGTGTGTCACGTAACTGCAGATAACCTCTCAGCAGATTTATGGGCATGGCGTAAATATGGACAAAAACCCATCAAAGGTTCTCCATATCCAAG GAACTATTATAGATGTAGCAGTTCGAAAGGTTGTACAGCAAGAAAGCAAGTTGAAAGGAGCAACTCTGAAGCAGAAATGTTCATTGTAACATACACAGGAGACCACACACACCCCAGACCTACCCATAGGAACTCACTCGCCGGCAGTACCCGAACCAAGTCTCCGGCGATGCTTTTGTCCACTTCAACTTCTAGTCAATCCAACACCATAACTTCTCCTTCTTCCTCCTCTTCAGCTCCATACTCTTTGGTTGAAGAAGAAGAGGATATGGACATGGAAATTGAAACTGATGAAGAAGCTGATGATACCTAG